One Candidatus Protochlamydia phocaeensis genomic region harbors:
- the nhaD gene encoding sodium:proton antiporter NhaD — protein MYDLLMIMTFIIGYIGITIEHVSKINKTSIALLMAIICWALQFTSQAFNHESNLSFLGEHLANISQIIFFLLGALTIVEIINAHKGFRLISDYINITSKRKLLWIVGFLTFFLSCILDNLTTTIIMVTLMSKLIEKGEDRLIMGGAIVIAANAGGAWTPIGDVTTTMLWIGGQLSTLRVILDLFLPSLTCLVVSLFCLSFALKGDFTPPSNKNGKEEIEPMGTVIFWLGVASLIFVPVFKILTGLPPFMGMILGLSIMWIVTDVIHKEYEERYHLRVPHVMTQIDVAGVLFFLGILLSIDALHTAGLLDALATWMNNTISNSHLIAVAIGLASAVVDNVPLVAAVMGMYDLTQYPTDSSFWDLIAYCAGTGGSILVIGSAAGVAFMGLEKVDFFWYFRRIGIPAFIGYLAGIGIFELIKG, from the coding sequence ATGTATGATCTTCTAATGATCATGACCTTTATTATTGGGTATATTGGGATTACAATTGAGCATGTCAGCAAAATTAATAAAACGTCGATTGCTCTCTTAATGGCCATCATTTGCTGGGCGCTGCAATTCACCAGTCAAGCTTTCAATCATGAAAGCAATCTGTCATTTCTTGGCGAACATTTGGCCAATATCAGTCAGATTATTTTTTTTCTGCTGGGTGCATTGACCATTGTTGAAATCATTAATGCCCATAAAGGCTTCCGCTTGATTTCCGACTATATCAATATTACTTCAAAGCGCAAGCTTTTGTGGATTGTCGGCTTTCTGACTTTCTTTTTATCCTGCATCTTGGACAACCTTACAACGACCATTATTATGGTCACACTGATGAGCAAGCTGATCGAAAAGGGAGAAGACAGGCTAATCATGGGAGGTGCCATTGTCATCGCTGCCAATGCAGGCGGAGCCTGGACACCTATTGGAGACGTTACGACGACTATGCTATGGATTGGCGGGCAATTATCGACCCTAAGAGTTATTTTAGATCTCTTTTTACCTAGCCTTACTTGCTTGGTCGTTTCGCTTTTCTGTTTAAGCTTTGCCTTGAAAGGTGACTTTACTCCCCCTTCCAACAAGAATGGAAAAGAAGAAATCGAGCCAATGGGGACTGTCATTTTCTGGCTGGGGGTAGCGTCCTTAATTTTTGTGCCTGTTTTCAAAATTCTCACCGGGCTGCCTCCCTTTATGGGGATGATCCTGGGGTTATCTATTATGTGGATTGTCACGGATGTCATTCATAAAGAATACGAAGAACGCTACCACTTGCGCGTTCCGCATGTCATGACTCAAATTGACGTGGCAGGCGTCTTATTCTTCTTGGGCATTTTGCTCAGCATTGATGCCCTGCACACAGCCGGTCTACTCGATGCCTTGGCAACTTGGATGAATAATACCATTTCCAACTCTCACCTGATTGCTGTGGCGATCGGATTGGCGTCAGCTGTTGTGGATAACGTGCCGTTGGTAGCTGCCGTCATGGGAATGTATGATCTGACCCAATATCCGACAGACTCAAGTTTTTGGGATTTGATTGCTTATTGTGCCGGAACGGGCGGAAGCATCTTGGTTATTGGCTCGGCTGCAGGTGTGGCGTTTATGGGGCTCGAAAAAGTAGACTTTTTCTGGTATTTCCGCCGCATTGGCATCCCAGCCTTTATCGGTTATTTAGCCGGAATAGGCATCTTTGAACTGATTAAGGGATAG
- a CDS encoding KpsF/GutQ family sugar-phosphate isomerase, whose product MLKEIFDKQRIYTQHYFESLNLEQVEKLIDMLLGCKGIIFFTGVGKSGLIAKKIAFTMVSTGTRALYVSPIDALHGDVGMVSGKDIFIMLSKSGESDELLNLVPAIRNKGATLVGVVCNPSSRLGAACHYALTLPFQSELCPFDMAPTMSTTFQMLLGDLLTVALMQLKHFSLDEYALNHPSGRIGKRITLKVKDLMLTGMRVPLCRPEDKLGSALIELSNKRCGCILVADENQKLLGIFTDGDLRRTLQKYGGQVLDMRMQDVMTQHPRWIDPNVLAWDAMKLMEADYQKRIMVLPVIDDQSKVLGLLQMHDIVQSGL is encoded by the coding sequence ATGTTAAAAGAAATATTTGATAAGCAGCGTATTTATACTCAACACTACTTTGAGTCTTTAAATTTGGAGCAAGTAGAAAAATTGATTGATATGTTGCTCGGTTGCAAAGGAATCATTTTTTTTACCGGCGTGGGAAAGAGCGGGCTCATTGCCAAAAAAATTGCCTTTACTATGGTTTCAACAGGGACACGAGCTCTTTACGTTTCTCCGATTGATGCTTTGCACGGAGATGTCGGTATGGTCTCCGGAAAAGATATTTTTATTATGCTGAGCAAAAGCGGCGAAAGCGATGAGTTGCTCAATTTAGTTCCCGCCATTCGCAATAAGGGGGCGACATTAGTGGGGGTTGTGTGCAATCCAAGCTCACGCTTGGGAGCTGCCTGCCATTATGCTTTGACACTGCCTTTTCAGTCCGAACTCTGCCCTTTCGATATGGCGCCTACCATGTCAACGACCTTTCAAATGTTGCTTGGGGATCTGCTCACCGTCGCTCTTATGCAACTTAAACATTTTAGCCTGGACGAATATGCCCTGAATCATCCTTCCGGACGCATTGGCAAACGCATTACCTTGAAAGTGAAGGATCTGATGTTGACCGGAATGCGCGTGCCTTTATGCCGTCCAGAAGATAAACTCGGATCAGCTCTCATTGAGTTATCTAATAAGCGCTGCGGATGCATCTTGGTAGCAGACGAAAATCAGAAGCTATTGGGCATTTTTACAGATGGCGATCTAAGGCGTACCTTGCAAAAATATGGCGGACAGGTACTTGATATGCGCATGCAAGACGTCATGACCCAGCATCCGCGCTGGATTGATCCTAACGTGCTGGCTTGGGATGCCATGAAGCTCATGGAAGCCGATTATCAAAAGCGCATCATGGTCTTACCCGTTATTGACGATCAATCTAAGGTCTTAGGCCTTTTACAAATGCACGATATTGTTCAAAGCGGGCTGTAA
- a CDS encoding NADP-dependent isocitrate dehydrogenase — MAAHLIPITVAEGDGIGPEIMSATLHILTAAGAPLDIKKVEIGEKVYLRGQPSGIDPSTWETIRQSKAFLKAPITTPQGGGFKSLNVTVRTTLGLYANVRPCVAYYPFVETKHPGMNIVIVRENEEDLYTGIEYRQTPDVYQALKTITRPGCEKIIRYAFEYAQMHERKKVTCFTKDNILKLTDGLFHKIFEEIGTDYPHIEKEHWIVDIGAAKLADTPTAFDVIVMPNLYGDILSDVAAQIAGSVGLAGSANIGTSGAMFEAIHGSAPRRAGQNLANPSGLLLAAIQMLVYIEQPAIAALIHNAWLKTLEEGIHTYDIFKEKTSRQKVGTREFAEAVIQRLGQKPDTLPAAHYTTAKRIEHGKPASNRSSIQKTLLGIDVFIQWQEDADKLAGILQDASPSALSLKMISNRGAKVWPEKMPETSCVDSWRCRFISAQGGAQVTHPTIIDLLRALADKGMDITQTEYLFAFDGRPGYTLGQDEQ; from the coding sequence ATGGCGGCACACTTAATACCGATCACAGTAGCGGAAGGGGATGGGATCGGGCCTGAAATCATGTCAGCTACCTTGCATATTTTAACTGCAGCTGGCGCCCCTTTAGACATTAAAAAAGTAGAAATTGGAGAAAAAGTTTATTTAAGGGGGCAGCCTTCCGGCATCGATCCGTCTACATGGGAAACCATTCGTCAATCAAAAGCTTTTTTGAAAGCTCCCATTACCACGCCGCAAGGAGGGGGCTTTAAGAGCTTGAACGTAACAGTCCGTACAACGCTCGGCCTTTATGCCAACGTCCGGCCTTGCGTGGCGTATTATCCTTTTGTCGAGACCAAGCATCCAGGCATGAATATCGTCATTGTCCGCGAAAATGAAGAGGATCTCTATACAGGCATTGAATACCGTCAAACGCCGGACGTTTATCAAGCGCTCAAGACAATTACACGCCCAGGATGCGAAAAAATCATCCGCTATGCCTTTGAATATGCGCAAATGCATGAGCGTAAAAAAGTGACTTGCTTTACTAAAGACAACATTCTCAAATTAACGGATGGTTTATTCCATAAGATCTTCGAAGAGATCGGCACAGATTATCCACATATAGAGAAAGAGCATTGGATTGTCGACATCGGGGCTGCCAAATTGGCTGATACGCCGACAGCCTTTGACGTCATCGTCATGCCTAATTTATACGGAGACATTTTATCTGATGTCGCGGCTCAGATTGCCGGTTCTGTCGGTTTGGCGGGATCGGCTAATATTGGAACTTCGGGAGCTATGTTTGAGGCCATCCATGGCTCGGCTCCTCGCCGTGCAGGCCAGAATTTGGCCAACCCATCAGGCCTGCTTTTAGCCGCTATTCAGATGCTCGTTTATATTGAACAACCCGCAATAGCCGCTTTGATTCATAATGCCTGGCTAAAGACGCTAGAAGAAGGTATTCATACCTATGATATTTTTAAAGAGAAAACCAGCCGGCAAAAAGTAGGAACCAGAGAATTCGCCGAAGCAGTCATTCAACGCCTAGGGCAAAAACCCGATACTCTCCCTGCTGCGCATTACACGACGGCTAAGCGCATTGAACATGGCAAGCCCGCTTCCAATCGCTCTTCGATACAAAAAACCTTATTAGGCATAGATGTCTTTATCCAATGGCAAGAAGACGCAGACAAGCTCGCCGGCATCTTGCAAGACGCTTCCCCTTCTGCATTGTCCTTAAAAATGATCAGCAACCGCGGAGCCAAAGTTTGGCCGGAGAAAATGCCGGAGACAAGCTGCGTCGACAGCTGGCGCTGCCGTTTTATTTCTGCTCAAGGAGGCGCCCAAGTCACGCACCCTACCATTATTGATTTATTGCGTGCTTTGGCTGATAAGGGAATGGACATCACGCAAACGGAATATCTTTTTGCCTTCGATGGCCGGCCAGGCTATACCTTAGGGCAGGACGAACAGTGA
- a CDS encoding tyrosine-type recombinase/integrase, translating to MTQAQWLRFFEALDKINSRDCLLAKIALQGGKRIGEVLSLTVDKIDWNTNQITFKQLKTRGAIEETIITYPPSMMNALKIYISDRQGLVFITRTGKPIPLCQLASTFEKAGKAANSPFKVTPHVLRASTVTYLKQQGFSDSDTQKVTGHASSEMVNAYDKSSRADNASKKVSLV from the coding sequence ATGACTCAAGCTCAATGGTTACGGTTTTTCGAAGCTCTGGACAAAATTAATAGTCGGGATTGTCTTTTAGCTAAAATTGCCTTGCAGGGAGGAAAAAGGATAGGAGAAGTTTTATCCTTAACAGTCGATAAGATTGATTGGAATACTAATCAAATAACATTCAAGCAGCTTAAGACAAGGGGAGCTATAGAAGAGACAATTATAACTTATCCTCCCTCTATGATGAATGCGCTAAAGATCTATATAAGTGATCGGCAAGGATTGGTTTTTATCACACGAACGGGTAAACCTATTCCTCTTTGCCAATTGGCTTCAACTTTTGAAAAAGCAGGAAAGGCCGCAAACAGTCCTTTTAAAGTTACTCCTCACGTTCTTAGAGCCTCGACAGTAACCTATTTAAAGCAGCAAGGCTTTAGTGACAGCGATACTCAAAAGGTAACCGGTCACGCATCAAGCGAGATGGTTAACGCTTATGACAAGTCTTCTCGTGCAGATAATGCAAGCAAGAAAGTTAGCTTGGTATAA